The Cervus canadensis isolate Bull #8, Minnesota chromosome 13, ASM1932006v1, whole genome shotgun sequence genomic interval GAGCTCAGGCACCCCGGCCATGCCGCTAAACCTCGAGGGAAGGGTGGAAACAGACGTAAGAAACGGGCAAAGATCCGCCTGCCAAGccggagacgcgggtttgatccctgggtggggaagttcccctggagaaggacatggaacccactccagtgttcttgtctggagaatcccatggacggaggagcctggtgggccatacagtccacgggctcacaaagtcagacacatcttagtgactcaacaacagtaATGGACGACAAGCGCGGTCTCGGACTGGATCCTGGTTTGGGGTGAAGCCAGCCAGAAAAGAACACTTGGGGGATAACTAGGGAAATGTGAATATGGACGCGCCTTATAGATGAAATGTACTGACCTGGAGGATCATAAGCTGAGAAAAGCAGGTTATAAAACAGCAGGTACAGGGAAACGCCACGCTGGTTAACACACACAGGTGACAGAAAACCACTGAGGATAAATGCGGACATCATGCCTCTTCAGTGGCAGGACACAGCATTTTCGTTTCATTTTTGCTGGTCTGTATTTTCTAACTTAGTACAATTAGCATACCATAATATGCTGTTTTTATACCATAATAATTAGGAAAGGAGAATCCTGTGTGTTTTGGCGTGGGAACgggagggcgggggtggggaggaaggaggattGGAGAGAATCAGGAGTGGGTGGGGGCTCCCTGAAGGAAGGGCCACCACACCTGCAATGTCTAAGGCAGAGCTCGCACGGGCAGGCGCCCCACACAGAGTGTCGAATGGATTATTCGGCACAGGGATAGATTTCAGGGCATGGGATATTTGTGCAGAAGAGGATGAGTCTGCCCAGCCCAGCTGGACCCAGTCTGGAGGGGCAGGTAAGAGTCCTGGCCCCGGCTGCCACACCCCTGTCTGCAGGATCTgggtaatcattttatttttccaagccTCAGGCTCTTCACCCATATAATGGGGACAGAAACCTCCTCCCTGCTCCCATAAAAGGTGTTTGTGGGATCAAAGAACACATTCACACAAACACAGTctttttgggggtggggaagcccTGGGAGTCCCCAAGTCGGTCAGCCCTGGGGCCTGAGCGGGGCCTGCTGATGGCAGGGGGTCTTCGGTACAAAGGCCAGGGTGCTGGGGCATCTCCAGAGCCCAGAGCAGTGGAGTGCCTGGAGCAAGGCGAGGCTCCGGGCCGGGACCACGGCCCCTTTGTGCCACGTGCCTGGGCTCTTCCGACACGCGATTCGGTCACGATACTCTTTCTATAGTTTCGGGTTCTCTGTGGGAGGCAGCTATTGTCTTCAGACCTCAGAAGAGCCTGCTGGCCTGAGGACTGCCGCAAAGAACAGGACTGGGAGGCCCTGAGGTCAGTGAGTCCTCTCAGTTTGAGAAGGTGGAAACAGGGGCCCAGGTCGGGAAGGCGCCCGTGGGCGGAGGACAGCTGCTCAGTGACAGCCCGGGCCAGCACCTTCCTTCCCGGGAGACTAAAACCGGCCCCAGAGCAGGCCCGTGCCTGGCCCTGAACTCTCCACGCCCACCACACCTCGGGGGAGACCTGGAGCCCAGCAGGAGAAACCACGCCGGCAGACTCTGTGACTCCAGCCCTGGGGCTACCTGGGGCCCGCGCTCTCAGCCCAGGGAAGACCGGCAAACACCCAGATGCTCTCTCTGcacatttccttcccacttaagAACCCACGGTAAATCCTTACTGCTCATTTTACCATGGTCCAACCTCCCAACTCCCAGATGGTACCTAAGAAGGTCTAAGTGGGATCCATGTACTAGTCTCTTATAGTCGCTGCATTTGGTTACATCACCAAAATGTCAGTACCTAGACTGTATTACCTTGGGCTTTATATTGGGTCAGCACCTCCCTACCCCTCCAGTCACggcccccttctctctccctgcacAGAGCCTTCAGCTATTTGCTCACATTCTAGCCTTAAAAAGTCTCACTTCTTCCAGGAAGACCTCCCTGGTTTCTTCTACCCATCTCTAGTCTCCCTTCACCAAACCGTCAGGCCACCTGCACATGCCAGGGAAGGGCTGTCTCCTCCAGGTAAGTCCCTGGAGGTCTGCTCTGTGCCTGAACAGAGCCCTGCTCAGAGCAGCTTCACCAGAGCACACCAGCCGATCCCGCTTTCTGCAGCCCTTTGTCTCTGCCACCATTTGGGGGGGGGCTCGGCCGTGCCAGGGACTCATTTGGAGACCCCCGCCTCCGGCTCTGTGCACGGCCACCGCCCTGCCTGTCCACTCTCAGAGCTGCTGCCGCCGGGCGCCAGGAGGAAGGCAGGTCTGCAGTGCCGACCTGCTTCTGGGGAACTCCCAGGACTTCCCGAGGACCGGGACTGTGGGGCGAGGGGCGGGGGGCCAGGCCTGTCCCGCACAGCCTCTGCTCTCTGTCACCGCCCGTCACCAGGAGCGGCTCCAGCCACCCGTGGGTTCCCCGGGTCGCAGGGCCCCCTCCCAGCTGCACGGCCGCGGGAACCTGCTCAGCAGCGCGCTGGCCACTGGGCTCTTCCTGGGGCTCGTTTTCTCCTCCCCAGTCTCTCCCTTTTCCAGCCCATCACCCCGAACTGCCCCAAGTCAGAGGGTGGAGGGTGTGCAGCTCCCAGGAGTGGGGCAGGGAGTCCTCGGAGGCGAGGACACGGAGGCCCAGGGGAGGCGGGAGGAGCATGCTGGGGAGAGCCTGCCTGCACCTCCGTCCTGTGGGTCCAGGGGCCCCTTGCGGGTGTGGGCGCTTCTCCCAGAGCCCTGCCCTAGGGCCCGGGGCAGCTGAGGGTCTCACTTTTCAGAGGCTGGACGGGGAGGACTTAGGCCCCTTCTCCTGGAGGCAGGGGGCCTGCCTTGGAGCCTGGGGGGCAGGGTCCCCACAGGCGCCCTCCCTGGAGGGACTGGAAGGTGGGGGAGGCAAGTGAGGCCAGCTGGCGGGGGGTGGGTGCCGGGGAGTGCCCTGGCAGGGAGGTCAGCAGCTCTGGACGGGAGGAGGCACTGTTGGAAAGTCCGGGGGAGGAACTGACAGAGAGGAGGGGCCGGCCCCGCGTGCGCGCTGCGGCCCCGTCCCGGGCAGGACACCCACCTCTCAGTGCCGAGGCTGCTGCTGAGGAAGAGGAGAGCCGTCCTCGTGACCTCCAGCGTCCGCCTGCACGTGGCCTGGAGCATCTCCCTGCCGAAGGGAGCCCGATCAgagcctcctccttcccccttcctgGAACCGGGGGCCCAGCCCCAGGGCGGAGCCGAATGGGGTCTGGGGGGACTCTcctgcccacctgcctctcctgcccGGTCCtgccccgcccaccccacccgGCCCTCAGGGCACTCACACGAACCAGTGCAGCCCCCGAACCATCAGCTCCTGTCCCCCCAGCAGAGTCCGTGCCAGCCGCAGGGCCTGGTAGCCGGCACCCAAGATGCCCTGAAACACACAGCGGGGCAGGGTGACGTCCTGCACCCCGACCCTGCAGGAACCCTCCTCCCTGCCAGCTGGGGGCCGCCCCCTCACCTTAGCTGTGCTGTAATCTGCCTGCAGGTCCACTTTGGGGACAAACTTGGGAACGTCCAGAGCAGCTGCGGATGAAGACTCGGTCAGAGAGGGACGCCCGTCTGGCCCAGGGCGAGGTCTGAGCGCATTTTCCCCCGTTCCAGGTCACACTCGGCCCCCACCTCCTATCGGCCGCCTCCAGCTCCCCAGCTTGCCTAGAGCCCCATCTCCTAAGACTTAAATGCCCTGAATGTGCTTtttatggcttccttggtggcgcagcaggtaaagaatctgcccacaatgcaagagacctgggttgggaagattctctagagaagggaaaggctacccgctccagtattctggtctggagaatccaagaactgtatagtccatggggttgcaaagaattggacatgactaagtgacgtgcctgaagagttgactctttggaaaagaccctgatgctaggagggattgggggcaggaggagaaggggacgacagaggagatgactggacagcatcaccgactcgatgggcatgagtttgagtaaactccgggagtttgtgatggacagggaggcctggcgtgctgcgattcatggggtcgtgaagagtctgacacgactgagccactgaactgaagtgacGGCACAGCCACAGCACTTTTTTCACAACTGCAGTCCCTCACTGCCCCCTTGTGCCAATTTTGGAGAACGACAGCCAAGGCAGCAGAAAGGAGACTCAAACCACCcctcccagtccatggggtcgcagagtcccacaggactgagcgaattggggctttcctggtggctctgacagtaaagaatccacctgcaatgcaggagacccgggttcactccctgggtgggaaagatcccctggagaagggaatggcaacacattccagtattcttgcctggagaatcccatggacagaggaggctgacggcgggctgcagtccacggggtcccaaagagtgggacacagttGAGTGCCTAACACACCTCACACTCGGGGGTTTTAAGGTGAATCCCCCTCCCAGCCTTGGGGACCCTGAGGAGGAGGATGAAGTTGGCATTATTCAAATAGGAGTGATTATTTGCTAGAATTTGCAGAACAAAGCTCTGGGCCCCTAACCGCCTGCCCTTCTCTTCAGCAGCTTGGGCCCCTGCTTCCTGCAACACAAACTCAGAGGCTTCTCATCAGGCACGGACTGTGGACAGCAGGTGAAACCCAGCCCTCCCTGTTTCCCTTAGAGTTTCTATCACAGATCTCTGGATGCCATGATGCAGGTTGGTCAGGCCACCGGCCCGAGTCCCACAGTATTTCAGAGGCATATATAGAACCCAGAGATGCCTCCACACCCTGGGGGCCCAAAGACATACCCACAAAGCAAATGAATCAATATCCTGGATTATAAGCCTTTGGCCCTTGGAAGAGAAAGTGAGGAGGAGAAAAGGTCCAGCTTGGGTGGCCCTACTCACGGTCCCTGAAGGCCAGCCCCTTGGGGGGCTCGCTGGCCATGCTGAACAGGGTCAGGGGGCTGCTTGCTGTTGTGTGGGCGATGTGCTGAGCAGAGAGGCCGGGCTCGAGGACACACAGGTGACCCTCAAAGAGGTACTCCTGGTGCTGGGGGGCCACGCTGGTCTGCTCGTACACGGCCTCCAGGAAGATGGCTATCCTAGAAAACCAGGAacaggcaggagaggaggaggcgAGGGGTGAAAACAGGCAGGAATCAGCTCGAGGGTGACCCACACCGCAGCTGAGACTTAGGCTCCACTTTTCAGAGGGAGGGACTGGGTGATTTTCTCTCCAGGGCTGGGAGACAAAGGGTAGAGGTGGTGTCCTGCAGCGGATGCAGACAGTCCAGTGTCCAGCCTCTGCCTTCACGCCCCCTCCTGCCACGCTCCCTAGGGAGTCTCATCCCCTAGGGTCACCCAGGACGAGGACTCACCTACTCCCCCAGCAAGCTCCAGAAATAAAGGGTTCTACGAGCAATCCATTGGGGAGTGTACTGgcggcgaccccatggactgcagcctaccaggctcctccgtccctgggattttccaggcaagagtactggagtggggtgccattgccttctctgacgtCAGCTTTGTAAAGGTTGCTAAATCTCTCAAGTTCCCAGCAAGGAACACTGGATAACTTGATGGAACAAGTACTTTCACAACCTGAGATTGGACCCAGAAGCTTCGTATCTAAGCGCCCCAGAGCCAGCCAGGACAGGCCCCTGGGCCcgagggcggggggaggggggtgggatggggcgcggggggaggggcggggcgtgGCCCCGTGCACGCGTCCGCTCACGTGTTGTGCGCGTGGACGTAGACGCGGTGCAGGACGGCCTGGGGCAGGGAGAAGACGTGGACCACGCCTCGCTGCAGGATGTCGCTGGTCTCCGCGAAGAACTGGTCGAAGCCCCAGCACTTGGCCTGCTCCGCCTCCAGGATGTTGGCCAGGATGGGCACCAGCTGGTTCTGCAAACCCCTGCCCCCCGGGGCGTGGGGACAGTCAGGGGCGGGGCCAGATTCAACCTCCGGAGGAGGAGGCGATGGGGCATCGGGTGAGAAAGCCCTGGAGAGCCAGGAccgagggggtggggaggaaaagcCAGAATGGTCTTCCACTCCAGGGGGAGACACTGGGGCCGGGAAGGGAGAGGGGCGCTCCCGCTGGGCCAGGCCTCAGCGAGAGGAGGACCCAGGGCCGGGCTGCGGTCCGCGCCCCCCTCCCGCGGGCTCTCACTCACATGGACAGCTGGCAAGTGATGGGCAGGGTGTAGCTCCACTCCAGGGGCCCGTTCTCCCACCTCTGCGTGCCCGCAATGGCCCCGGCTGGCTTCTCCGTGGTGATGCGGTACCTGGGGCGGTGGGCAGGACCAGGTCACCAGgacccccccaccctgcccatcACGCTTCCAAAGGAGGACAGACTCGGCTTGGAGGCGCGGAGACTTGCTgtcttctctgtttcctctgcccctCACAGCTAGTCCGTGCCGCCTGCCTCCCCCACGTGCCTGTGCTGGGCTTGGTCCCAGTCACCTTCCCTGCACCCCAAAGTCCGCCCTCCCCTCTCCTGAAGTCCAGCTACCCTGCCAGCCTCCATCCAAGGCAGGCCTTTCCCTTTCCCTAACTTAACACAGGTTCTGCCCGGCTTGACCCCTGAGCTGAAGGAGCACCGACCTTTCTGCAAATCCACTTTAAACCTCTTTGCTCTGGTGGTGCTCTCAGTGGGAGCACTCACAGTCCCTAGCCTCTGGATGAGACAGGAAGAAACCCCGAGGGACCTGGGATCAGGAGGCTGGAttcttgccccccacccctgccacgtCCTTTGCCAGGaaggctttgtgaccttgggcagattgCTTTGGGAACCTGTTTGAGATGTGGTCAGCCCAAACGGGGTAGGGGTGGGGCTCAAGGAAAACGCTGGACTGGGATGTGGTCTCCCATCGGCTGGGGACAAGGCTTGGCTTCTTGTCTGATGGACCGATATCCAAGCATCTAAAGGGAGTGTGCGTGCGCTGGGGGGTGGGCCCAGAGGGCCTGGAGTCAGAGGCCCAATGGGGGACCCATCGGGGACCAGTGGGATGCCCaggcccaccccctgccccgtgGGTCGCCGTGGGTCCTTGTGATCACCGTACATGATCTCCTTGTTGCGCCGGGGCCCGCCAAATGGGACGAAGGGCAGGCTGCCAGTGGCTGCGTGGTACAGGGTCACCCCGATGCTCCAGAGATCCACGGTCACCCCAAAAGCTTTCTGCTGGGGCTTGCGAAGCACCGCCCTCTCGTACATGTCAGGGTGCTGCCGCCAGGGAACCAGAGAGCAgtcagggagggggagggggcaagggCCTGAGCACCCGggccccctgcccgcccccccatTCAGACTGCCTTCTCCCACCTCCAGGAGGAAACAGAACCGTCAGAATGCATCTCCTAGGTCATCTCCAAAGTGAGTGTGCCACAGGCTTATCAGCCTCTGCTCTGGGGAAAGCGGTGAGCAGCAGGGCTCCATCCTCCACGAGGATCTGATCAAGGGCTTGATTGAACCAGGGAGGCCTGGGCAGGGGGTCTGGGCAGGGAGCCTATGCAGGGGGTCTGGGCAGGGGGCCTGGCAGGGGGCCTGGCAGGGGGTCTGGGAAGGGGGTCTGCAGGGGGCCTGGACAGGGGGTCTGGGCAGGAGGCCTGGCAGGGGGCCTATGCAGGGGGTCTGGGCAGGGGGCCTATGCAGGGGGTCTGGGCAGGGGGTCTATGCAGGGTTCTGGGAAGGGGGTCTGGGCAAGGGGTctatgcaggaggcctgggcagggggtctatgcaggagccctgggcaaGGGGTCTATGCAGGGGGCCTGGCAGGAGGTCTGGGGAGGGGGTCTAGCAGGGGGTCTGTGCAGGGGGTCTATGCAGGGGGCCTGGCAGGAGGCCTGGGCAGGGGGTCTATGTAGGGGGTCTGGGCAGGGGGTCTATGCAGGGTTCTGGGCAGGGGGTCTATGCAGGGTTCTGGGCAGGGAGTCTGCAGGGGGCCTGGCAGGAGGTCTGGGGAGGGGGTCTGTGCAGGGGCTCTATGCAGGGGGCCTAGCAGGGGGCCTGGCAGGGGGCCTAGCAGGGGGCCTGGAAGGGGGTCTGGGCAGGCCTCAGCACTGACCTTTtggccttggagaagagaatgaattGTTCTGGGGTTATGGTTAGGGGTGAGGGGTGACCCTCCTGGACCCAGGGGGACTGGACGGGGCCCCCAGAGGGCCACCGAGAGTCCCAGGCGCTCACCAGGTACTCCTCAGTGCCGTAGACCGAGACGAACTTCTCGTCGTCGTCCAGCTCGCGGGCGGCCCCGAAGTCCGTCAGCTTGTAGATGCTCTGGCCCTCCTCGCCCAGCAGGCGCATGATGTTCCCAGGCTTGATGTCGCGGTGCACGATGCCGTTCTCCCGCAAGTGGTTCATGCCGGCCACTGCCACGGATGCAGGGCTGCTAGCGGCTCCAGCCGGGGCCGGCCCAGCGGCGGAGCCCGTCCCGGGGAAGGACCCGCGTGGACAGAGGGTGACACCCAGAGGTCCCCAGGGGCCTCAGGAACAGCAGGAGGAGAGAGATGGACTCGGGGCAAGGGACAGGGGTCTCGAGGACATGGAGTGTCGGGGTTGCCTGCGGTTCCCTGGGAAACCGAGGAGGATGGTGGCTCTGCTTCCCAGAGGAGGGCACTCAGTTACTtcccatctttcttttcttttttttaaattgtggtaaactATACCtaacaaaatttgcattttaaccatttttaaatgtgcatGTCAGTGGCGTTATATACATTGAATGGCAGCACAGCATCATCCCGCGCGTCCAGACTGCCGTCAGTGCCCCAGACAGGACTTCACCTGTGAAGCACTCACTCTCTACACCCTCAGCCTCAGCTCCTGGCAGTCACGTTCTACTTAGAGTCGCTATGGACTGAATCTCTCTAGGTTCCTCGTATAAAAGTAATCATACAGTAGTTGTCCTTGTGTggctggcttttttcactcagcacagtgtctgaatttccttcttttttaaggctgactaGTTAATCCGTCACTTGCACGTTgcacactttgtttatccattcatctgtctgacTGTGGATTGCTTTTGTCCTTTGGCTATTGCTATTCATTATAGCCAAGAGGCAAGAGCAATAGCCAGGAGGAGATGGTGAGACAGGaggcagtccagggggtcactgAGCGTCAGACACGACCGGGTGACTGACAGCAGCAGCGTTATGAAGCATGCCGTCATGAGCGACGGTGAACAACCCGTCTTCAGTTGTATCTGGAACTGGAGTTTTAAACGGCCAATCTGCAGGAAGCAGACCCTCAGGGTCTGTCTGTTCACTAGTGTCTGTCCCAGGTCTGGAAGCTTTTTCCGGAAACACCACACCCCCCTGGGACTCTGCCTGCCGCTGAGGGTGGGGTCTGGGGCTGGCCTGGGGTGCGGAGGGGATGCCCGGGGGGTCAGGGAGGGGCTCACCCACGCAGCGCAGCACCACCAGGAACTCGTCCTCGGGCAGCCCGAAGGTGTTCTCGGGGCTCTCCAGCACGCTCAGCAGGCTCCCGCTCGAGCAGTACTCCATGACCAGCACCTTCTGCCGGCCAGCCCCCTGTGGGAGAGGGACGGGGTCCTGGGGACGGCACTTCTCTCCTTCCCCAAGCTGGGCTGGCTCGGCCACGGGCCCAGGGCCCCCGTTTTATAGGTTTCCACTCCTAGCTGGCCTTCCCTCCTCTGACCTCAAACTGAGCCCAAGATCACCTTTTCCAGGAAGCCTGCCTTGATTAGGCCCCACTCCAAGGCCTGATTTTCCTGTGCACTGCCCTCAGCCCCTTGgcctcctttcctcctctctggGTGAGCCACCGATGAGCACATGCCCAAGTCTCTTATTCCGTGACCTGACTGGGTCAAAGACAAGACCGCGCTCCTCTGACAGACCACCGGACCCACCGTCTCCTCCACCGCGAAGAGCTTGATGATGTTCTGATGGTTCAGCTTCCGCAGGACCTCAAACTCCCTCACCTGCACCTCGCGGGGCCGCAGGTAGCTGGCCGTGTTGAAAACCTTCACAGCAACCAGCTCCCCGGATTTCTGCCGTGGAGGGTAATAGAAGTGGCACCCCTGCCCCGGGGCGCACACCCCCCTCCCAGTTTCCGTTCAGACTCAGAAGAGCCGACCCCAGGGACAAGCCAGGGTAGCCTGGTTGGGGATGGGGGCTCCCACTCTCAGCTCCTTCCCCTTCCCAGGGGTTCCACGGCCGGCCTGCCCgcagctctgggagatggcagGACCTTGGCACACCTGATACCCCACAGGGGACAGTTTGTTGTCACTGCTATTGTTGCTATTGGCAATAACTACGGTGGCAGCTAACTCTCCCCGGTGTTAGCACCGTCCTGTCTGGCTTCAGCTCTTTAAGTCCAAGATGGTGCAGTGCGTCTCATGTATCCAGTACAGCCCTCAATGTGATAAAGGCAGGATAAATCCGAACGGGTCCCCCTGCCCCCTTGCAGTTCCTAGATTTGCCGCCAGCTCCCCTGGACGTTGGCTCGCGTCTTCGTccctctctctccagccccaAGGTGTGCCCGATGGGCATCACCCCAGAAGCCCTTTTCAGACCCCCGCACCTCTGCCCTGCCTCAGAGCAGATCAGAGGAGCCTGCCCAGACAGCCCCAGCCCCGGCGCCCACTGGAGACCGACTTCCGGGAGGCCCCTACCTTGTTGCGGGCCTTGTACACGCTGGCCGTGGCCCCCTGCCCCAGCAGGTCGTCTGTATGCCACAGGTAGTTGACGGTGCTCTGCATCTCCCACTGCCGGCTGGCTGCCACCTTCCGCCCTAGAGAGCACACTGGTGTCCAGGGCGGCCCCTGACCTGGGATGGACACTGGTGACCCGGCCGGTAGCCGTGCCCGAGACCACCCCGTTGAGGGGCTCCACAGTCACCCTGGAGGCCAGGAGGCAGGGGCAGAAGTGGAAAGCACAGGAAGATTGAGTAACTTCCCCCAAAAGAAGCCCCGCTGCCAGGCCCTCAGCACACAGCCTGGCCCCGTCCCCCCAGCAGGGCTGTCTCCCCTCCC includes:
- the IKBKE gene encoding inhibitor of nuclear factor kappa-B kinase subunit epsilon isoform X6, with product MQSTVNYLWHTDDLLGQGATASVYKARNKKSGELVAVKVFNTASYLRPREVQVREFEVLRKLNHQNIIKLFAVEETGAGRQKVLVMEYCSSGSLLSVLESPENTFGLPEDEFLVVLRCVVAGMNHLRENGIVHRDIKPGNIMRLLGEEGQSIYKLTDFGAARELDDDEKFVSVYGTEEYLHPDMYERAVLRKPQQKAFGVTVDLWSIGVTLYHAATGSLPFVPFGGPRRNKEIMYRITTEKPAGAIAGTQRWENGPLEWSYTLPITCQLSMGLQNQLVPILANILEAEQAKCWGFDQFFAETSDILQRGVVHVFSLPQAVLHRVYVHAHNTIAIFLEAVYEQTSVAPQHQEYLFEGHLCVLEPGLSAQHIAHTTASSPLTLFSMASEPPKGLAFRDPALDVPKFVPKVDLQADYSTAKGILGAGYQALRLARTLLGGQELMVRGLHWFVEMLQATCRRTLEVTRTALLFLSSSLGTERFSGMAGVPELQELKRTTELRSRLRNLAEVLSRCSHNITETQKTLSDLRSELVKNRDQVHEDRSIQQIQCCLDKMYLTYKQFKKSRMRPGLGYNEEQIHKLDK
- the IKBKE gene encoding inhibitor of nuclear factor kappa-B kinase subunit epsilon isoform X4, translating into MQSTVNYLWHTDDLLGQGATASVYKARNKKSGELVAVKVFNTASYLRPREVQVREFEVLRKLNHQNIIKLFAVEETGAGRQKVLVMEYCSSGSLLSVLESPENTFGLPEDEFLVVLRCVVAGMNHLRENGIVHRDIKPGNIMRLLGEEGQSIYKLTDFGAARELDDDEKFVSVYGTEEYLHPDMYERAVLRKPQQKAFGVTVDLWSIGVTLYHAATGSLPFVPFGGPRRNKEIMYRITTEKPAGAIAGTQRWENGPLEWSYTLPITCQLSMGLQNQLVPILANILEAEQAKCWGFDQFFAETSDILQRGVVHVFSLPQAVLHRVYVHAHNTIAIFLEAVYEQTSVAPQHQEYLFEGHLCVLEPGLSAQHIAHTTASSPLTLFSMASEPPKGLAFRDPALDVPKFVPKVDLQADYSTAKGILGAGYQALRLARTLLGGQELMVRGLHWEMLQATCRRTLEVTRTALLFLSSSLGTESGMAGVPELQELKRTTELRSRLRNLAEVLSRCSHNITETQKTLSDLRSELVKNRDQVHEDRSIQQIQCCLDKMYLTYKQFKKSRMRPGLGYNEEQIHKLDKMNFSHLAKRLLQVFQEECVQKYQASLVTHGKRMRLVHETRNHLRLLGCSVAACNAEAQGAQESLSKILDRLSHQLLQDRTQGAPASPPPTAPYPSSALKDLVLHMQELYGEMKVLASDLQDNNRIIEGLSRVPLAPDI
- the IKBKE gene encoding inhibitor of nuclear factor kappa-B kinase subunit epsilon isoform X1, with the protein product MQSTVNYLWHTDDLLGQGATASVYKARNKKSGELVAVKVFNTASYLRPREVQVREFEVLRKLNHQNIIKLFAVEETGAGRQKVLVMEYCSSGSLLSVLESPENTFGLPEDEFLVVLRCVVAGMNHLRENGIVHRDIKPGNIMRLLGEEGQSIYKLTDFGAARELDDDEKFVSVYGTEEYLHPDMYERAVLRKPQQKAFGVTVDLWSIGVTLYHAATGSLPFVPFGGPRRNKEIMYRITTEKPAGAIAGTQRWENGPLEWSYTLPITCQLSMGLQNQLVPILANILEAEQAKCWGFDQFFAETSDILQRGVVHVFSLPQAVLHRVYVHAHNTIAIFLEAVYEQTSVAPQHQEYLFEGHLCVLEPGLSAQHIAHTTASSPLTLFSMASEPPKGLAFRDPALDVPKFVPKVDLQADYSTAKGILGAGYQALRLARTLLGGQELMVRGLHWFVEMLQATCRRTLEVTRTALLFLSSSLGTERFSGMAGVPELQELKRTTELRSRLRNLAEVLSRCSHNITETQKTLSDLRSELVKNRDQVHEDRSIQQIQCCLDKMYLTYKQFKKSRMRPGLGYNEEQIHKLDKMNFSHLAKRLLQVFQEECVQKYQASLVTHGKRMRLVHETRNHLRLLGCSVAACNAEAQGAQESLSKILDRLSHQLLQDRTQGAPASPPPTAPYPSSALKDLVLHMQELYGEMKVLASDLQDNNRIIEGLSRVPLAPDI
- the IKBKE gene encoding inhibitor of nuclear factor kappa-B kinase subunit epsilon isoform X5 — translated: MQSTVNYLWHTDDLLGQGATASVYKARNKKSGELVAVKVFNTASYLRPREVQVREFEVLRKLNHQNIIKLFAVEETGAGRQKVLVMEYCSSGSLLSVLESPENTFGLPEDEFLVVLRCVVAGMNHLRENGIVHRDIKPGNIMRLLGEEGQSIYKLTDFGAARELDDDEKFVSVYGTEEYLHPDMYERAVLRKPQQKAFGVTVDLWSIGVTLYHAATGSLPFVPFGGPRRNKEIMYRITTEKPAGAIAGTQRWENGPLEWSYTLPITCQLSITSWCPSWPTSWRRSRPSAGASTSSSRRPATSCSEAWSTSSPCPRPSCTASTSTRTTPALDVPKFVPKVDLQADYSTAKGILGAGYQALRLARTLLGGQELMVRGLHWFVEMLQATCRRTLEVTRTALLFLSSSLGTERFSGMAGVPELQELKRTTELRSRLRNLAEVLSRCSHNITETQKTLSDLRSELVKNRDQVHEDRSIQQIQCCLDKMYLTYKQFKKSRMRPGLGYNEEQIHKLDKMNFSHLAKRLLQVFQEECVQKYQASLVTHGKRMRLVHETRNHLRLLGCSVAACNAEAQGAQESLSKILDRLSHQLLQDRTQGAPASPPPTAPYPSSALKDLVLHMQELYGEMKVLASDLQDNNRIIEGLSRVPLAPDI
- the IKBKE gene encoding inhibitor of nuclear factor kappa-B kinase subunit epsilon isoform X3, with translation MQSTVNYLWHTDDLLGQGATASVYKARNKKSGELVAVKVFNTASYLRPREVQVREFEVLRKLNHQNIIKLFAVEETGAGRQKVLVMEYCSSGSLLSVLESPENTFGLPEDEFLVVLRCVVAGMNHLRENGIVHRDIKPGNIMRLLGEEGQSIYKLTDFGAARELDDDEKFVSVYGTEEYLHPDMYERAVLRKPQQKAFGVTVDLWSIGVTLYHAATGSLPFVPFGGPRRNKEIMYRITTEKPAGAIAGTQRWENGPLEWSYTLPITCQLSMGLQNQLVPILANILEAEQAKCWGFDQFFAETSDILQRGVVHVFSLPQAVLHRVYVHAHNTIAIFLEAVYEQTSVAPQHQEYLFEGHLCVLEPGLSAQHIAHTTASSPLTLFSMASEPPKGLAFRDPALDVPKFVPKVDLQADYSTAKGILGAGYQALRLARTLLGGQELMVRGLHWEMLQATCRRTLEVTRTALLFLSSSLGTERFSGMAGVPELQELKRTTELRSRLRNLAEVLSRCSHNITETQKTLSDLRSELVKNRDQVHEDRSIQQIQCCLDKMYLTYKQFKKSRMRPGLGYNEEQIHKLDKMNFSHLAKRLLQVFQEECVQKYQASLVTHGKRMRLVHETRNHLRLLGCSVAACNAEAQGAQESLSKILDRLSHQLLQDRTQGAPASPPPTAPYPSSALKDLVLHMQELYGEMKVLASDLQDNNRIIEGLSRVPLAPDI
- the IKBKE gene encoding inhibitor of nuclear factor kappa-B kinase subunit epsilon isoform X2, which codes for MQSTVNYLWHTDDLLGQGATASVYKARNKKSGELVAVKVFNTASYLRPREVQVREFEVLRKLNHQNIIKLFAVEETGAGRQKVLVMEYCSSGSLLSVLESPENTFGLPEDEFLVVLRCVVAGMNHLRENGIVHRDIKPGNIMRLLGEEGQSIYKLTDFGAARELDDDEKFVSVYGTEEYLHPDMYERAVLRKPQQKAFGVTVDLWSIGVTLYHAATGSLPFVPFGGPRRNKEIMYRITTEKPAGAIAGTQRWENGPLEWSYTLPITCQLSMGLQNQLVPILANILEAEQAKCWGFDQFFAETSDILQRGVVHVFSLPQAVLHRVYVHAHNTIAIFLEAVYEQTSVAPQHQEYLFEGHLCVLEPGLSAQHIAHTTASSPLTLFSMASEPPKGLAFRDPALDVPKFVPKVDLQADYSTAKGILGAGYQALRLARTLLGGQELMVRGLHWFVEMLQATCRRTLEVTRTALLFLSSSLGTESGMAGVPELQELKRTTELRSRLRNLAEVLSRCSHNITETQKTLSDLRSELVKNRDQVHEDRSIQQIQCCLDKMYLTYKQFKKSRMRPGLGYNEEQIHKLDKMNFSHLAKRLLQVFQEECVQKYQASLVTHGKRMRLVHETRNHLRLLGCSVAACNAEAQGAQESLSKILDRLSHQLLQDRTQGAPASPPPTAPYPSSALKDLVLHMQELYGEMKVLASDLQDNNRIIEGLSRVPLAPDI